The region AAGCCTAAAGAACTATAGGTGGATAATGTTTCAGCATGTAAAGTATCTAAAACGCCAAAGTGAATACGTTTTACTCCTAAATCATTGATAAGATTGGCACAAGCTGCTTCATCCTGAGCGCGAGCCTTTAACGCCTTTATACAGGGCGATAAAGTAATAACAAACACAGCATCTCTTGAAGGCTCACCATAGCGCTTTTTAAATTGATAATAAGCATTACGTTCAGCATGACGCCAATAGTTGCCATTACGGCTACTGGTAGCAAATACTTTTTTATCACCATCTAATAAACAACAAGCAACGATACCGGTGTCTGGATTATTTATCCATGTATTTTTCAAATACAATATTGTTTCTTTAAGAATGGTATCTAATACATCCAACGATTGATTACTAGAAGGCTTAAATTGTAACATCATATTCTCACTTAAATTGACAACGCTGCTTAAATTCAATACGTTTTTTTAATTTATCTTTGATCTTAGGCCATTCGCTTTTTAACATACTAAATAAAACGGTATCAGTCAGTTGGCCATTATGATTCATCATATGCTCGCGTAAATACCCCTCCTCTTTCGCACCTAAAGCCAAAATAGCTTGATAGGAACGTTGATTGTTAGGATCAGTGCTAATTTCAACTCGATTTATATCCCAATTATCAAAAGCTTGATTTAACATCAACATTTTTGCTTCAGGGTTAATTGCCGTGCCCCATACCGCTCTAATATACCAGCTAAACCCTAAGGCTAAGCGTCGGTGAAATAAATTAATATCATAATAAGCTGTACAACCTAATACAGAATTATTATCTTTTTGCCGGACAACATACGTTATTTGATTGCCTTGTTCTTGGTTGACAAGACAATCCTCAAACCATTTATGAAAATTAGAGCCAGCAGCAGAAATGGGCATAAACTGCCATATTGCCTCATCATTTGCTGCGTATTGTAAATCCTTTTTATGCAAGACAGAGATAGGTTCTAAATAAATAACGCTGCCTGTTAAAGTATCTTGAGTTAACATAAAATAAATCCCTAGAATTAACCCCTGTTATTGCTTAGCAAATAATTTGTTTTTAAACTAAATAGAGTAAATTTTGTATCAATATCATAAACATCTAGCTTTTCATAGTTTTTTAATTTTTGCGCTAAATAGACTGAAAAAGGCATCCCCATGCATTCTATAGCAACTTTAAAAAAGCACATTGTTCCTATAAGATACAATAAATTTTGTTGAGATATTAAACCATAAAAAGCAATATAACCGAATGCAACACTATCAAGTCCGCTCGCTATGACAGTTGATAGCAAAAAACGTCCTCCCATATAACGCCCTTGAAACCTAATTTTTAATTTTGCAAGAATATAGATATTTGTAGGTTCTGCCAGCCAATAACTAATAAATGAAGCAAATATTATACGGGTATTTAAAGTCATTAAATCATCAAATACGTTATTATTTGTTGCATAAGATGGGCTAGGAAGATGAGTAACAAGTTGACCATAAATAATAAATATTAGGTTACAAAGAAAAGCGAGCCAAATTGCTCGGCGCGTATGTTTATAGCCGTAAACTTCAGTAATTAAATCAGCCAGCAAAAAACTAAATGGAAAAATTAAGGTGCCAGCATCCGTATCTAAAGAAAAAAGATGTATTAAACGTATATCAAACCAATTTGCAAGTAAAAGGCAAAAGGTATAAGCCACCGTCAGTAACCAAAGAACATCTGAATGAATAAGTAAGCTTGATGAGTTGCCAGATTATTGAATTATCATGGATTACTGTTAATAATTAAACTTGCTTGTATATAAATTGACAATTATAACACTTTGTACTGTATTTATTCTAGTTTGGGACGAGAGTTAAGACAATCACTGGATAACATGTAGCCTTGATGCAGCGTAGCGAAATCAAGGTTGAGTTAATTAAATTATTTAATAGATAGTGACTATCTAAATATAGTTATGATAAAAGTCTTAAAAAAACCATTTTAAATATAAGTACTTAAAAAATAGCGTCCCTGAATGATAGTTAAATCCTTGATTACGTTGCGCTGCATTAAGGATACATATACTAATTATTAAATATTGCAAAAAATGTATATAATTTACTATAATTGTATAAATTATGATATATTTAGAAGTAATTTATGCCTGAAGACATCCAAAAATTACCTGAGGCTGAGGCTCTAATCAAGTATATAAGAGACACAGAGACTAAAAGACAAGAAGAGGCTAAGAATTCAGCACAAGATAATTCCAGTATGTTTGACAAAGCTAGAGCGGAAGTATCAAATGAGATTTTAAAATACGTCGATGAATTAGAATCAAATTTACTTGCAGCTAAAATCAATCAGGATAAAAAGGCCCAATCACAAATATTAAATTCACTTAGAATATTAAACTTTACTATTGATGCATATAATCTTCTTAATGGCTCTCTAGGTATTGTGGATTCAGCCCATAAACTATTTTTGGGAAATACCACCATGGTTGACCAGAAGCATTTAGTAAATCTAGGCAAAAACGTTATAAAAACCGCAGAAAATTTCAATAAGCTGCTTGATGCCTCATCAGTCAGTTTAGGCGAAAAAGTTTTGCTCACAATGAAAGCGTTTGCCTTTGCTGTAATAAGCGGTATAAGCGGATTTTTGAAGGGATTGGTAGAGGGCTTTAAAAAAGAAGATGGATTGCTAAATAAATTAAGTAGCATGGCCCAAAACTCGGTGGTACAA is a window of Legionella busanensis DNA encoding:
- a CDS encoding GNAT family N-acetyltransferase, which gives rise to MLTQDTLTGSVIYLEPISVLHKKDLQYAANDEAIWQFMPISAAGSNFHKWFEDCLVNQEQGNQITYVVRQKDNNSVLGCTAYYDINLFHRRLALGFSWYIRAVWGTAINPEAKMLMLNQAFDNWDINRVEISTDPNNQRSYQAILALGAKEEGYLREHMMNHNGQLTDTVLFSMLKSEWPKIKDKLKKRIEFKQRCQFK
- a CDS encoding queuosine precursor transporter, with the protein product MAYTFCLLLANWFDIRLIHLFSLDTDAGTLIFPFSFLLADLITEVYGYKHTRRAIWLAFLCNLIFIIYGQLVTHLPSPSYATNNNVFDDLMTLNTRIIFASFISYWLAEPTNIYILAKLKIRFQGRYMGGRFLLSTVIASGLDSVAFGYIAFYGLISQQNLLYLIGTMCFFKVAIECMGMPFSVYLAQKLKNYEKLDVYDIDTKFTLFSLKTNYLLSNNRG